The proteins below come from a single Eubacterium limosum genomic window:
- a CDS encoding type II secretion system protein yields MGKSGMKKRCLRFFKKNYFQTEKGFTMIELIVTITVLAVIAAFTIPSLLGFVDDAKAKDCRSKINDIKRSYTDLVVDKGVEVPTKYRSFLLVDKIVVDKYGGKTQVPDTEDETGSKVEKVYKGICPSGGIYLIQFVDTKENEDTEVQIRILCSCEGHTSDKAGVTHIAIRTLENDIKSENSFIVSYFNAHPTSTLDSTGKNFAPDVQKILEFLGVDTKTTCSWRIEKIGEDYNIYWTEIFIDDLPEGSEIYVTKYNVSTGKFYYAKTKVGVHSDGEKNIKHIETNADWIENK; encoded by the coding sequence ATGGGTAAAAGTGGAATGAAAAAGCGTTGTTTGAGGTTTTTTAAAAAAAATTACTTTCAAACTGAAAAGGGCTTTACCATGATCGAGCTCATTGTCACGATTACTGTACTGGCCGTTATCGCGGCTTTTACCATCCCGTCACTTCTGGGTTTTGTTGATGATGCCAAGGCCAAAGATTGCCGGTCGAAAATAAATGATATTAAGCGATCCTATACGGATTTAGTAGTGGACAAAGGTGTAGAGGTGCCGACAAAGTATCGTAGTTTTTTGCTTGTCGATAAAATTGTTGTTGATAAATATGGTGGAAAAACCCAAGTGCCCGATACAGAAGATGAAACAGGAAGTAAAGTAGAAAAAGTTTATAAGGGTATTTGTCCGAGTGGAGGTATTTATCTTATTCAGTTCGTAGACACCAAAGAAAATGAAGATACGGAAGTTCAAATTCGTATTTTATGCTCTTGTGAAGGACATACAAGCGACAAGGCTGGGGTAACGCATATTGCGATACGTACTCTTGAGAATGATATAAAAAGTGAGAATTCCTTTATAGTAAGCTATTTTAATGCACATCCCACGAGTACATTGGACTCTACAGGTAAGAATTTTGCGCCAGATGTACAAAAAATATTGGAATTTTTAGGCGTTGATACAAAGACAACATGTAGTTGGCGGATTGAAAAAATTGGTGAAGACTATAATATTTATTGGACAGAAATTTTTATTGATGATTTACCAGAGGGAAGTGAAATATATGTAACAAAATATAATGTGTCAACAGGTAAGTTTTATTATGCTAAGACAAAAGTTGGAGTACACTCTGATGGTGAAAAGAATATAAAACATATCGAAACAAATGCGGATTGGATAGAAAATAAATGA
- a CDS encoding sensor domain-containing diguanylate cyclase, with amino-acid sequence MRNQKKVKRTGKRIVLDILFAALIVFLIAASFFDFTKRVRLSVHENAEQTLREMNQEGALLLETQIKRDFEFLHSLAAIMVEDGSIDYPEMIIRNLGLGRDNYSFDRMTFIQANGIAYTSTGAEQDLSGREYFKKAIGGEDAVSNILISEYSGKEGFAVAVPVYKDDAVVGVLSGSYLTETFSNVVNMEVFGGQSMTYVVQPDGSYILLPEDGAIEVQQWSMDGDSQETIREKMRNGEEGYASFGNGEETWRFSYVPTTINDWYVVTIVPDHVIMNQADYISQMALVLCVKIGLALALVGVYVAVSHQRNERKEREHRELSRMDNARYRVLLENMDALFFEWDLTDNTLACSQGWKEQLGYTPGLDDIENGTIVDAPESLSFTGFLESVRGGLSHGEEEYRMERADSTVFWCRVRLTGIKDQQGNVRRIMGLIEDIDTRKKREVQLMNQASRDSLTNLYNKKATEEQITFILKNEQRETYCHGFFLLDIDDFKGINDTYGHGVGDQVLRDIADCLLRLFRTSDIVGRIGGDEFAVFLRNTNTSEDILKRARELIADFRQIPVTEGQYVSCSLGVVVAENGEKDFKSLYSHADEAMYEAKRKGKNQYAVYGE; translated from the coding sequence ATGAGAAATCAGAAAAAAGTCAAACGAACAGGCAAGCGCATTGTCCTGGATATTTTGTTTGCCGCTCTGATTGTTTTCCTGATTGCGGCCTCCTTTTTTGATTTTACCAAGCGCGTCCGGTTATCTGTCCATGAAAATGCCGAACAGACTCTGCGTGAGATGAACCAGGAGGGCGCTCTGCTGCTGGAAACGCAGATCAAGCGGGATTTTGAGTTTTTACATAGCCTGGCGGCCATTATGGTAGAGGATGGCTCCATTGACTATCCGGAGATGATCATACGCAATCTGGGCCTTGGCCGTGACAATTATTCCTTTGACCGGATGACCTTTATCCAGGCAAACGGCATAGCCTATACATCTACAGGTGCCGAGCAGGATCTGAGCGGCCGCGAGTATTTTAAAAAGGCCATTGGCGGCGAGGACGCTGTCTCGAATATTTTGATTTCGGAGTATTCGGGTAAGGAGGGCTTTGCTGTGGCGGTGCCGGTTTATAAGGATGATGCTGTGGTTGGCGTTCTTTCAGGCTCGTATCTGACGGAAACCTTCAGCAATGTGGTAAACATGGAAGTTTTTGGCGGCCAGAGCATGACTTATGTGGTGCAGCCAGACGGCAGCTATATTCTGCTGCCCGAGGATGGCGCCATTGAGGTGCAGCAATGGTCAATGGACGGCGACTCTCAGGAGACAATACGGGAAAAGATGCGGAATGGCGAGGAGGGCTACGCCTCCTTTGGCAACGGGGAAGAAACCTGGCGTTTCAGCTATGTACCCACCACCATCAACGACTGGTATGTGGTGACCATTGTACCGGACCACGTGATCATGAACCAGGCGGATTATATCAGCCAGATGGCGCTGGTTCTCTGCGTCAAGATTGGCCTGGCGCTGGCCCTTGTGGGTGTTTATGTCGCGGTGAGCCACCAAAGGAATGAGCGCAAGGAACGGGAGCATCGGGAGCTGTCCCGCATGGATAATGCGCGCTACCGTGTGCTGCTTGAAAATATGGATGCTCTGTTTTTTGAATGGGATTTGACGGACAATACTCTGGCCTGTTCCCAGGGCTGGAAAGAGCAGCTGGGCTATACGCCAGGGCTCGATGACATTGAGAACGGCACGATTGTGGACGCGCCGGAGTCCCTTTCCTTTACGGGTTTTCTGGAGAGTGTGCGCGGCGGCCTGAGCCACGGTGAGGAGGAATACCGTATGGAACGCGCGGACAGCACTGTTTTCTGGTGCCGTGTGCGTCTGACCGGTATCAAGGACCAGCAGGGCAATGTGCGCCGGATCATGGGCCTCATCGAGGATATTGACACCCGGAAAAAGCGTGAAGTCCAGCTCATGAACCAGGCCAGCCGGGACTCGCTGACCAATCTTTACAACAAAAAGGCCACCGAGGAACAGATCACCTTTATTCTGAAAAATGAGCAGCGCGAAACCTATTGTCATGGCTTTTTCCTTTTGGATATTGATGATTTCAAGGGCATTAACGATACCTATGGCCATGGTGTGGGCGACCAGGTGCTCCGGGACATTGCGGACTGCCTGCTGCGCCTGTTCAGGACCTCGGATATAGTGGGCCGCATCGGCGGTGATGAGTTTGCCGTTTTTCTGAGAAATACCAACACCTCTGAAGATATACTGAAGCGCGCCCGGGAGCTGATCGCGGATTTCCGCCAGATTCCTGTGACCGAGGGGCAGTATGTGAGCTGCAGCCTGGGCGTGGTGGTTGCCGAGAACGGCGAAAAGGATTTTAAGAGCCTGTACAGCCACGCGGACGAGGCCATGTATGAGGCCAAACGCAAGGGTAAAAACCAGTACGCGGTCTACGGAGAATAA
- a CDS encoding Uma2 family endonuclease, protein MGLLQENDTKFENMTLTEFDKLPRDQQERYEFVDGMVMMSPKATLIHQMLITNLIIGLGPYFKGKTCKVFSEAEIKLKNDIFIPDISILCDPDQFSGARYEDTPTIIIEVLSPATRSYDLFTKLNKYQMAGVKEYWIVDPKSQNITIHHFELSEADIYIRGEVLTTPLFKGLELALDDVFET, encoded by the coding sequence ATGGGCTTGTTACAGGAAAATGATACAAAATTTGAAAATATGACACTGACAGAATTTGATAAGCTGCCAAGAGACCAGCAGGAACGCTATGAATTTGTAGATGGGATGGTCATGATGTCACCCAAAGCCACCTTGATACACCAGATGCTCATCACCAATCTGATCATCGGGCTTGGCCCTTACTTTAAAGGAAAAACCTGCAAGGTTTTTTCCGAGGCTGAGATCAAGCTGAAAAACGATATTTTTATTCCCGATATCAGCATCCTGTGCGACCCTGACCAGTTTTCAGGCGCTCGATACGAGGATACGCCCACCATTATCATCGAGGTGCTCAGCCCAGCCACCAGAAGCTATGACCTTTTTACCAAGCTCAACAAGTACCAGATGGCCGGCGTGAAAGAATACTGGATTGTCGATCCCAAATCCCAAAATATAACGATCCATCACTTTGAGCTCAGTGAGGCCGACATCTACATCCGCGGAGAAGTGCTGACGACACCGCTCTTTAAGGGACTGGAGCTCGCGCTGGACGATGTGTTTGAAACGTGA
- a CDS encoding type II secretion system protein, whose translation MKILKLSGKAKRNQNGFTLIELIVTLAIFSIILAVAGNYLYFGNNLFAQTEVKNTQKYIGDSVFEYVQRRLTYATHVEIMNPDKTKDKDPQYDKLFRLSDSGQLMIGTFEKEEEKKKTYAYTNVFGSAFYDSGYQVDYQVKVLDTTHLELTVNVLDKGNTSPVYSTSEVLKTINLKANTRDSGSILVTGGERNVIYTNPVISYNEEKTATTTYDPLALKDQILDTYSRIIKGEALKDGEAITGLINNQFASNDFISAYVTQFYYKGQPYLGSWSKDIVYAYWPDFPGFDQNTIDNVDKKVMELTEYKGTADDKKSDNQTLTNYLTNYKGTMKMRAYLISESNTKKVSCFVYVSNSQGQQWATRLIYCDVPGESGWYYLAYREGKRTNGRITDNITIDNKVWRKEDGVSSSKTPVYDEITNKASTQEGTWVKVE comes from the coding sequence ATGAAAATTTTAAAACTGTCAGGAAAGGCAAAAAGGAATCAGAACGGCTTTACGCTCATCGAGCTAATCGTGACGCTGGCTATTTTTTCCATTATACTGGCAGTGGCCGGAAATTATTTGTATTTTGGAAACAATCTTTTTGCTCAAACTGAAGTTAAAAATACCCAAAAATATATTGGTGACAGTGTTTTTGAATATGTACAGAGACGTCTTACTTACGCTACACATGTGGAGATCATGAATCCAGATAAAACGAAAGATAAAGATCCTCAGTATGATAAGCTTTTTAGGCTAAGCGATAGCGGACAGCTTATGATTGGAACGTTTGAAAAAGAAGAAGAAAAGAAGAAAACTTACGCTTACACCAATGTTTTTGGTTCAGCATTTTATGATAGTGGCTATCAGGTAGATTATCAGGTAAAAGTGTTGGATACAACCCATTTAGAATTAACAGTCAATGTACTGGACAAGGGAAACACCAGTCCGGTTTATAGCACCAGCGAGGTGTTAAAAACCATTAATTTAAAGGCCAATACACGGGATAGCGGGAGCATTTTAGTGACAGGCGGCGAACGCAATGTTATTTATACGAACCCGGTGATTTCATACAACGAAGAAAAAACAGCCACCACCACCTATGATCCACTCGCGTTGAAAGATCAGATATTGGATACTTACAGTAGAATCATAAAGGGTGAGGCCCTTAAAGACGGTGAAGCGATAACGGGCTTAATTAATAATCAATTTGCTTCAAATGATTTCATTTCAGCTTACGTTACACAATTTTACTATAAAGGACAGCCTTATCTGGGAAGCTGGAGTAAAGATATTGTTTATGCATACTGGCCGGATTTCCCGGGATTCGATCAAAATACCATCGATAATGTTGACAAAAAAGTAATGGAACTTACAGAGTATAAGGGGACAGCAGATGACAAAAAAAGTGATAATCAAACCTTGACGAATTATCTGACAAATTATAAAGGCACGATGAAAATGCGGGCATATCTTATATCGGAATCCAATACAAAAAAAGTCTCATGCTTTGTATATGTTTCGAATTCACAGGGGCAACAGTGGGCAACCCGATTGATTTACTGCGATGTACCAGGAGAAAGCGGATGGTATTATCTTGCTTATAGAGAGGGTAAAAGAACAAACGGGAGAATTACAGATAATATTACTATAGACAATAAAGTTTGGCGAAAAGAGGATGGTGTATCTAGCAGTAAAACCCCCGTTTATGATGAAATAACAAACAAAGCCAGCACGCAGGAAGGGACATGGGTAAAAGTGGAATGA
- a CDS encoding nicotinate phosphoribosyltransferase has translation MQFERKLQLATDLYQMSMGNVYVEDGKQDEMAVFDVFIRNNPFSGGYTVAAGLEQVIEYIEGLAFEEEDVQLLKKNHPEFSDKFISYLRNFKFTGELYALPEGTIFFPFEPIIRVKAPLVQAQLVETTILSIINHQTLIATKASRIVEEARGGAVMEFGLRRAHGTEAGYFGARAAVIGGCVGTSVVETEAMLDRPSMGTMSHSFILSYDTELEAFEKFVKYNPQNATLLVDTYNTLEQGVPNAIKVFKKALAEGGITGKYGIRIDSGDLAYLTAEARKLLDEAGLQDAAICASSDLDEYLIKDLKLQGAKIDSWGIGTKLITAYDCPALGGVYKLAEIDGKPKLKVSNDPWKITNPGYKKIYRIYGKSNNMALADLMTLDSETIDESQPLTIFHPMHTWKKRTITDYYVKKLLVPVFVDGKCVYEKPTIREIHDRLVQEKQTLWPAFKRMVNPHVYHVDLSQPLWDMKQQLLSEAE, from the coding sequence ATGCAGTTTGAACGGAAACTCCAGCTCGCGACCGACTTGTATCAGATGAGTATGGGCAACGTTTATGTAGAGGACGGCAAACAGGACGAAATGGCTGTCTTTGACGTTTTTATCAGAAACAACCCCTTTAGCGGCGGCTATACCGTGGCGGCCGGGCTGGAACAGGTCATAGAATATATAGAAGGGCTGGCCTTTGAAGAGGAGGATGTACAGCTTCTCAAAAAGAACCACCCGGAATTTTCAGATAAGTTTATCAGCTATCTGCGCAATTTTAAATTTACCGGAGAGCTTTACGCCCTGCCGGAGGGGACGATTTTCTTCCCCTTTGAGCCCATTATCCGGGTCAAGGCGCCGCTGGTACAGGCTCAGCTGGTTGAGACCACTATCCTGAGCATCATCAACCACCAGACGCTGATCGCCACCAAGGCCTCCCGCATTGTGGAGGAAGCCCGTGGCGGCGCGGTCATGGAGTTTGGCCTGCGGCGTGCCCACGGCACCGAGGCGGGCTATTTCGGCGCCCGCGCCGCAGTCATCGGCGGCTGTGTGGGCACCTCGGTGGTGGAAACCGAAGCCATGCTGGACCGGCCCTCCATGGGAACCATGTCCCACAGCTTTATCCTCAGCTATGACACAGAGCTGGAGGCCTTTGAGAAGTTTGTCAAATACAATCCGCAGAACGCTACGCTGCTGGTCGATACCTACAACACCCTGGAACAGGGGGTGCCCAATGCTATTAAAGTCTTTAAAAAAGCGCTGGCAGAGGGCGGTATTACCGGGAAATACGGTATCCGAATTGATTCCGGTGACCTGGCTTACCTGACCGCAGAAGCCCGAAAGCTGCTGGATGAGGCGGGGCTCCAGGATGCGGCCATCTGCGCGTCCTCAGACCTCGACGAGTACCTGATCAAGGACCTGAAGCTCCAGGGCGCCAAAATTGATTCCTGGGGCATTGGCACCAAGCTCATCACCGCCTATGATTGCCCGGCCCTCGGCGGGGTATATAAACTGGCGGAAATTGATGGCAAGCCCAAGCTCAAGGTATCTAACGATCCCTGGAAGATCACCAATCCGGGCTATAAGAAAATTTACCGGATCTACGGAAAGAGCAATAACATGGCTCTGGCTGACCTGATGACCCTGGATTCTGAAACCATTGACGAAAGCCAGCCGCTCACCATCTTCCACCCCATGCACACCTGGAAAAAGCGCACCATTACGGATTATTACGTGAAGAAGCTGCTGGTGCCGGTGTTTGTGGACGGGAAATGTGTATATGAGAAGCCCACCATCCGCGAAATTCACGACCGGCTCGTGCAGGAAAAACAAACCCTGTGGCCTGCCTTCAAGCGTATGGTGAACCCCCACGTATACCACGTGGACCTCTCCCAGCCGCTCTGGGATATGAAGCAGCAGCTGCTGAGCGAGGCAGAGTGA
- a CDS encoding type IV pilin protein, giving the protein MINNLRKMKKYKNSSGFTLVELIIVLVILAILAAFTIPAMLGFVGNSKEKLCESARSDCLRYYQTQATEKLPITREEAIPILAKAIQNSYGDATVENNVAKGVCPAGGEYNLAECRFELENGYYRLKEVPCSVHHDKDSSRPNLDASKSLAEKLLDLFKSNQQSDFIKEFFKENNNSLKPVDDIDLKNIFGEDWNSTINGKPESLYWRPLTMEVNGEKTYIMYANTTNTQDHAQWKGYVVEINGVYYKTTKTNSYNGMLDQSDSLSNKTSFQNSEELEQWIIDHHFEKVS; this is encoded by the coding sequence ATGATAAATAATTTGAGAAAGATGAAAAAATATAAAAATTCTAGCGGCTTCACCCTCGTAGAACTAATCATCGTCCTCGTGATCCTCGCTATCCTTGCAGCATTTACCATCCCCGCCATGCTAGGCTTTGTGGGAAACTCAAAAGAAAAGCTGTGTGAATCAGCCCGGAGCGACTGCCTGCGTTATTATCAGACCCAGGCGACAGAAAAATTGCCAATAACCAGAGAAGAAGCGATTCCTATTTTAGCAAAGGCAATTCAAAACAGCTATGGTGATGCAACAGTAGAAAATAATGTCGCAAAAGGTGTTTGCCCGGCAGGTGGTGAGTACAATCTGGCAGAATGTAGGTTTGAACTAGAAAACGGATATTATCGTTTGAAAGAAGTGCCATGTAGTGTGCATCATGATAAGGATTCATCACGACCGAATTTGGATGCATCAAAGAGTTTGGCAGAAAAATTATTGGATTTATTTAAATCAAATCAGCAGTCAGATTTTATCAAAGAGTTTTTCAAAGAAAATAATAACAGCTTAAAACCTGTGGACGACATTGACCTGAAAAATATTTTTGGTGAGGATTGGAATTCAACGATTAACGGAAAACCAGAGTCGCTATATTGGCGTCCATTGACCATGGAAGTGAATGGTGAAAAAACTTATATCATGTATGCTAATACAACGAATACACAAGACCATGCGCAGTGGAAAGGATATGTTGTTGAAATAAATGGTGTGTATTACAAGACAACAAAAACAAATAGCTATAACGGAATGCTTGATCAATCTGACAGTCTGTCTAATAAAACTAGTTTTCAAAATAGCGAGGAACTGGAACAATGGATAATAGACCATCACTTTGAAAAAGTGAGTTGA
- the rpiB gene encoding ribose 5-phosphate isomerase B has product MKLAIGSDHGGFDLKQVVMELLREEGVDYTDMGPETAESVDYPIYGQKVAEAVASGEYDRGIAICGTGVGISIAVNKVPGIRGSLCTNEYMAEMTRRHNDSNVLVLGGRVLGDDLAKNIVKTWLHTEFEGGRHQRRIDMIGDIEKKYDK; this is encoded by the coding sequence ATGAAATTAGCAATTGGATCGGATCACGGCGGGTTTGACCTGAAACAGGTTGTCATGGAATTGCTCCGTGAAGAAGGCGTTGACTATACAGATATGGGGCCAGAAACAGCGGAATCAGTGGATTATCCCATATACGGGCAGAAGGTTGCTGAGGCGGTAGCGAGCGGCGAATACGACCGGGGGATTGCCATCTGCGGTACCGGCGTGGGCATCTCCATCGCGGTGAACAAGGTTCCCGGCATCCGCGGTTCACTCTGTACTAACGAATATATGGCTGAGATGACAAGACGCCACAACGACTCCAATGTGCTCGTGCTGGGCGGGCGCGTCCTGGGAGACGACCTGGCAAAGAACATTGTCAAGACCTGGCTGCACACCGAGTTTGAGGGCGGCCGCCACCAGCGCCGGATCGACATGATTGGCGACATTGAAAAAAAATACGATAAATAA
- a CDS encoding YfjI family protein translates to MIGEKTPNALRLEAETREKRRQDEIAQYAPLKCIELVQDQLPDFPLDCLPDELRKFAEQVSVCKQAPVDAVGVSLLSMISLAEGGRFKVDPGVKAVYQKGINLYTMTVMESGTGKSEIMNVLKKPVEDFQRDYNKKYKEQIEMDANWQNVLRDRVEKTKKQCVNGKAEYSDLQKAQAEFAAFKPMKRLQCITDNVTSEALENLLAENGGVMSVVSTEGGVIDIMAGRYSKDGTLNIDVYLHGYSNESLDKGRMKLHIHLDNLYLTVIFSIQPTVLSSFMRRDFIEKGMTARFLYAIPKDFGKRLLRDSKDIEPLCQANYENKIRDIMAIPRNEGELYELRFSEAATELLVVYNDDGIQERIGEDLACIPKASKRVIGQTIRLAGILHLMEHGSGAVEKREISAETVKKAIRLTDYFLEHTKAAHKTVEDSEEVQNLKYVWEKCRALKKPVVPHDVLRESCRGRLRTNEEQRPYIGGLIEKGYLRELPADKKEKGKDGRPRAVRYGINPLLYDEVLGKKDSVVTKLHPEIPKKTPLEETAEVS, encoded by the coding sequence ATGATTGGGGAGAAAACACCCAACGCGTTGAGACTGGAGGCAGAAACGCGTGAAAAGCGCCGTCAGGATGAAATTGCGCAATACGCGCCGCTCAAGTGCATTGAGCTGGTTCAAGATCAGCTGCCGGATTTTCCGCTGGACTGCCTGCCCGATGAATTAAGGAAATTTGCCGAGCAGGTTTCTGTCTGTAAGCAGGCCCCTGTGGACGCGGTGGGGGTATCGCTGCTTTCCATGATCTCTCTGGCGGAAGGGGGCCGTTTTAAGGTGGATCCGGGTGTAAAGGCAGTGTACCAGAAGGGGATCAATCTGTATACCATGACGGTGATGGAATCGGGTACGGGCAAATCGGAGATCATGAATGTGTTAAAAAAGCCGGTGGAGGATTTTCAGCGTGATTACAATAAGAAGTATAAAGAGCAGATTGAAATGGACGCAAACTGGCAGAATGTTTTGAGGGACCGTGTGGAAAAGACAAAAAAACAGTGTGTGAATGGCAAGGCGGAGTATTCGGATCTGCAGAAGGCACAGGCCGAGTTTGCGGCCTTTAAGCCGATGAAAAGGCTGCAGTGTATAACGGATAATGTGACCTCGGAGGCACTGGAAAACCTGTTGGCTGAGAATGGCGGTGTCATGTCGGTGGTATCGACAGAGGGGGGCGTCATTGATATTATGGCAGGGCGCTACAGCAAGGACGGCACTTTGAATATTGATGTTTATCTGCACGGGTACAGCAATGAATCTCTTGATAAGGGGCGTATGAAGCTCCACATACATCTGGATAACCTTTATCTGACGGTAATTTTTTCGATTCAGCCCACGGTGCTCAGCAGCTTTATGCGCAGGGATTTTATTGAAAAGGGAATGACGGCGCGCTTTCTGTACGCCATTCCAAAGGATTTTGGGAAGCGTCTGCTCAGGGATTCTAAGGATATTGAGCCTCTGTGCCAGGCCAATTATGAAAATAAGATTCGTGATATTATGGCCATCCCGCGCAATGAAGGAGAATTGTATGAACTGCGGTTTTCGGAGGCGGCGACGGAGCTTTTGGTGGTTTATAACGATGATGGGATTCAGGAGCGTATCGGGGAGGATCTTGCCTGTATCCCAAAGGCGAGCAAGCGCGTGATCGGCCAGACCATCCGCCTGGCGGGGATTTTACACCTCATGGAGCATGGCAGCGGTGCGGTGGAAAAGCGTGAGATTTCGGCTGAGACAGTGAAAAAAGCGATCCGCCTGACCGATTATTTTCTGGAGCACACCAAGGCGGCGCACAAAACGGTGGAGGACAGCGAGGAAGTGCAGAATCTGAAATATGTGTGGGAAAAATGCCGTGCGCTCAAAAAGCCTGTGGTGCCCCATGATGTGCTGCGTGAGAGCTGCCGCGGCCGTCTGCGCACCAATGAGGAGCAAAGGCCGTATATCGGCGGCCTCATTGAGAAGGGCTACCTGAGAGAGCTGCCAGCCGATAAAAAGGAAAAGGGAAAGGATGGAAGGCCCAGGGCAGTGCGTTACGGGATCAATCCGCTTTTATATGATGAGGTATTGGGTAAAAAAGATTCTGTTGTCACAAAATTGCATCCCGAAATCCCGAAAAAAACGCCGCTGGAGGAGACTGCGGAGGTATCGTAA
- a CDS encoding L-threonylcarbamoyladenylate synthase, giving the protein MKTELFKTDSPLLGVVHLTKAGELIARGETVVFPTETVYGLGANALDESAVKKIFEAKGRPADNPLIVHIADRNDLEKLVTEVPEKAEKLMDAFWPGPLTLIMHKSSEVPEIVTAGLDTVAVRFPSNLIALGLIKSAGVPIAAPSANISGRPSPTKSEHVIEDMMGRVSAIIVSEDTDVGLESTVVDTTTEPPTVLRPGGVTVAELEAVIGRVQVSPNATQNVIPEKAKSPGMKYTHYSPKGDLVIVKGTDAEKVEKINRHIKKHEEMKIGILATDETMSNYHSGIIISLGSREDPDEMSHNLFARLRTFDDLGIEKIYAEDIEVGNDTLALANRLYKAGGYHFI; this is encoded by the coding sequence ATGAAAACAGAACTATTTAAAACGGACAGCCCCCTGCTCGGGGTTGTCCATTTGACCAAGGCCGGCGAACTGATTGCCAGGGGAGAGACGGTGGTTTTTCCCACAGAGACGGTGTACGGCCTGGGGGCCAACGCCCTGGATGAAAGCGCCGTGAAGAAAATATTTGAAGCCAAGGGACGCCCGGCGGATAACCCGCTTATTGTGCACATCGCCGACCGGAATGACCTTGAAAAGCTGGTGACAGAGGTGCCTGAAAAGGCCGAAAAGCTCATGGATGCCTTCTGGCCCGGGCCACTGACACTGATCATGCACAAGAGCAGCGAGGTGCCGGAGATCGTGACCGCAGGGCTTGATACCGTTGCGGTGCGCTTTCCGTCCAACCTTATCGCCCTGGGGCTGATCAAGTCCGCCGGGGTTCCCATCGCGGCGCCCAGCGCCAATATCTCGGGACGGCCAAGCCCCACAAAAAGCGAGCATGTGATCGAGGATATGATGGGCCGCGTCTCTGCCATCATTGTGTCTGAGGATACAGATGTCGGGCTGGAATCTACGGTGGTGGACACCACCACCGAACCGCCGACTGTGCTGCGCCCGGGCGGGGTGACCGTGGCAGAGTTGGAAGCCGTCATTGGCAGGGTGCAGGTATCGCCCAACGCCACCCAAAATGTGATCCCGGAAAAGGCCAAATCGCCGGGGATGAAGTATACGCACTATTCCCCGAAGGGCGATCTGGTCATTGTGAAGGGCACAGACGCCGAGAAGGTTGAGAAAATCAACCGCCATATCAAGAAGCACGAGGAAATGAAAATCGGCATTCTGGCAACCGACGAGACCATGAGCAATTACCATTCGGGTATCATCATCTCCCTGGGAAGCCGGGAAGACCCGGATGAAATGAGCCATAATCTTTTCGCCAGACTCCGCACTTTTGACGACCTGGGCATTGAGAAGATCTACGCCGAGGACATCGAAGTCGGCAACGACACCCTGGCACTGGCCAACCGGCTGTATAAGGCCGGAGGGTACCATTTTATATAA
- a CDS encoding helix-turn-helix domain-containing protein, giving the protein MSEINLSYFPARLRELRKSHKLTQAQMAARLGIAPASLSYYESGERLPDLRVMDTLYNEFDVSFEYMLGYTQSPLPPDPTVLDFLDLSPAACDNIVEHFNKTHTDNAALNILLESQSFFEYTRLLADKAIRQLRKEAPDPDADENEKLLHTLIEESIETSYSQELRRLEKSMEAEMIEKGASHPAFQHISENVPNQLDDCLELLYKYRIYTKEGRPFPPEDQMKLNKHFKWLREVDEEFGEEE; this is encoded by the coding sequence ATGTCTGAAATCAACCTTTCCTATTTTCCAGCCCGCCTCCGGGAGCTCCGGAAATCCCATAAACTTACCCAGGCTCAGATGGCCGCCCGCCTCGGCATCGCCCCGGCCAGCCTCAGCTATTACGAAAGCGGCGAGCGCCTGCCCGACCTGCGCGTCATGGATACCCTCTACAATGAGTTTGACGTCAGCTTCGAGTATATGCTGGGCTATACCCAGTCCCCCCTGCCGCCAGACCCCACTGTTCTGGATTTCCTGGACCTGAGCCCTGCTGCCTGCGATAACATCGTCGAGCATTTTAACAAAACCCATACCGATAATGCCGCCCTCAATATCCTGCTGGAATCCCAGAGCTTTTTTGAGTACACCCGTCTGCTGGCCGACAAAGCCATCCGCCAGCTGCGCAAAGAGGCCCCCGACCCCGATGCCGACGAAAATGAAAAGCTGCTGCACACCCTGATCGAGGAGAGCATTGAAACCAGCTACAGCCAGGAGCTCCGCCGTCTCGAAAAAAGCATGGAAGCCGAAATGATCGAAAAGGGCGCCAGCCACCCTGCCTTCCAGCATATCTCCGAAAATGTGCCCAACCAGCTGGACGACTGCCTTGAGCTTTTGTATAAATACCGTATTTATACAAAGGAAGGCCGCCCTTTCCCACCAGAAGACCAGATGAAGCTGAACAAGCATTTTAAATGGCTAAGGGAAGTGGATGAGGAATTTGGAGAAGAAGAATAA